A single window of Streptomyces cathayae DNA harbors:
- a CDS encoding DUF6408 family protein → MDPVEYQPARYARLRKILADVAVNVVANLLVAAMMSAAHLLF, encoded by the coding sequence ATGGACCCTGTCGAGTACCAGCCTGCGCGTTACGCCCGGCTCCGCAAGATCCTGGCGGACGTCGCCGTCAACGTGGTCGCCAACCTGTTGGTGGCCGCGATGATGTCGGCAGCGCACCTGCTCTTCTGA